A stretch of DNA from Candidatus Hinthialibacter antarcticus:
TGATGGCGACCACTTTATTGTCGCCGCCCTTTAAATCGCGCGCCGTCGCCATGCCCAATGCGGCTGAGATCGACGTACTGGCGTGGCCCACGCCAAAGGCGTCGTGGGGGTTCTCGTAGCGGCGGGGGAACCCGCTCAGCCCTTCATATTGGCGAATGGTATGAAACTCATCGCGGCGCCCGGTCAACAGTTTGTGCGGATAGGATTGGTGTCCGACGTCCCACACCATTTTATCTTTGGGGCTGTCATAGACCCGGTGCAGCGCGATGGTGAGTTCAACGGCCCCTAAATTGGGCGCAAGGTGTCCGCCTTTTTGACTGACAACATCAATAATCTGTTGGCGGATGTCCTCCGCAAGCAACTCCAATTCGTTGGAGTCTAACGTCTTTAGATCCTCTGGACCGTTGATGCGTTCAAGAACCATTCGTTCTTTACCTAAACCTTTACCTTTATCGTTTTCGCCGAATCTAATAGTATGACTGCATCATCTATCGAGAGAAAGTGCTAGCTCTCGCGCTCGACCAACTCATTGGTGATGTCAATTAACACAGTCGCCCGGTCGCCTTCCGGTTCTAACAGTGAAAGGATGTCGTTTTTGAGCGATTGGACGCGCCCGCGCGACTTTTCGAGACCGATCAAAGCCGGATAGGTCAGTTTACCATGTTTTTCGTCTGCTCCGGCTTCTTTTCCGAGCGCTTCCGTATCACCGACCACATCCAAGATATCGTCAACCACTTGAAAGATCAAACCAAGTTTTTCGCCGACTTCTTTTAATATACGACAATCGCGCTCATTGCCTTTCACCATGTGGGCGCCCATGGTCAATCCGGCGCGAATCAGGGCCGCCGTTTTGTGCATGTGAATATATTCTAGAATTTGTTCATCGCCGGGTTTGTTCTCATATTCCAAATCAACCACCTGGCCCGCGACCATGCCGGGATATCCACAAGCGACCGCCAGCTCACGCGCTACATAGTAACTACGTTCGGCGAAGCATTCGGGAACACTGGCGAGCAATTGAAACGCCAAGGTGTGAAGCGCGTCGGCGGACAGCACCGCCATCGCCTCGCCAA
This window harbors:
- a CDS encoding polyprenyl synthetase family protein, with protein sequence MAVSAAKQDQSQCKTYLKQRRIEIEDILWKLLPKPDGVAAKLNEAMRYPLEAGGKRIRPLLVLIGADFCRGVSGENLYAGNYWDGVDGELKEALLVSACAIEMVHTYSLVHDDLPCMDDDDLRRGRPTSHKVFGEAMAVLSADALHTLAFQLLASVPECFAERSYYVARELAVACGYPGMVAGQVVDLEYENKPGDEQILEYIHMHKTAALIRAGLTMGAHMVKGNERDCRILKEVGEKLGLIFQVVDDILDVVGDTEALGKEAGADEKHGKLTYPALIGLEKSRGRVQSLKNDILSLLEPEGDRATVLIDITNELVERES